The DNA segment TAGctttgatgatgatttagaaaCCGTTCTACAAGATCGAGATGACAATGGTTCATCGTCTATTGGCCCCGAAATAAGTCAAGACAATAATGTACCTTCGTCGAGTGAAAGTGATATTAATGCCGAACTTGGTGAGGAATATACTGATCCTGATTCGAACAGTCAAAAATCTTGCGGGAACAGGGATaaggaaaatgatgaaCTCTCAACAGAAAGTGATAAGAGGAACCCTAATGAAAGAGATCAGTCGAATAAAAGTGAAGAAAAGACGATAAAAAAAGATCAAGAAGTATCTAATACGCCAAAAGTAACCGATGCAGAAGCATCTGAGGACAGAGATTCGGATAATATTCCTCACATTCCAAGAAGACCGAAGAAGTCAAAATCCGCTACGAGCGAACCTGATGCTAAGTCAATTGAAGTGGAAAATTTAGACAATACTAATATAATTGACCAAAAGCAGACGCAAACTAATAAAgacaataatgaagaggCCTACTCGATAAATGAAACTTCTGAAAGTAAGTCTGAGACACCccaacaagaaaaaaatacgACCAAGCCGAAAGCTCCTCCAAAACCCAAAAAGTTGTCATCAAAAATAGCTGCGTTCCAACAAATGTTTAATCAGGAAACCGCACCCCCAAGAAACTCCGGAACTAGCAAATCTACCTCTAAGCCAGATTTAGAGACAAAGAACTCAGAGAATAAGGAAGTTCCATCAAGATTATCGACTgataaaatgaaattcGCTCAAAGTTTACAAGGCATGATGGGTAAAGGAATAGCTATGCCTGGTATGGTCAACCCCAATTTTCACCAGAAGATAGATACTGAAGAGATTGAGTCACCCGATAAAGAGGTGAAAATTCTGAATATGAAAAGGGGTATTGCAAAAGGACCAAGAGGTAAAAAGTTACCAAAATCTTTAAAAAACCCTGTCAATGTTGAAGTTACTCCTAgatttaattcttttgttcTGACTATATGggaattaaattttcaagcaGACACTAAATCGAATGATATGGAGGGTAGTGAAAATGTATCCAATAATACAGAAGCACAAAAACTGGAGaacaatgaagaaattctAAACTTAGAGAACAAGTCGGAGTATATTATGGATAGTGAGTCTGTATCGAACTCTACACCAGCATCAGacattaaagaaattagagAGGAGTCATCCCCTTTGAagattgatgatgatgatgtCTATCTGGAAATTGACAAACTGAAAACTACTCAAAGTGAACTGAGGAACTTAGAAAGCATAGATAGTACCGAAGGGTCTAGAAATATAGATGCCGAAAACCTACCTGAGGAAATCAAATCTGATAATGATTCTGCAGCATCATATCCAAAAAAGCTGGAAGATTCGGATTTAGATttggatgataatgaacAACATATACTTGAAAACCAAGAACTGGATCTAAATCTAAGAAAAGAGGATTAAAGTTATTTTGAGAATAATCCTCAAGGAACTGTTTATTTACATAAGACTTTTTCTACTTATTTTAGGTTgtttattttttaaatgaatatttatcttcgaattttcaatctttccCCTTTTTCATCACAATCTGTATATCTGCGCTTATAACTAAAACTATCCTCAATGTCATTTTTTGAAGCGTTATCATTATCCTTGTGatcatttattttgttcTCATAACTTGCATGCGAAGAGTCGCTTTTACGATCATCCAAGCTTGTCTGTTTTCTGGCTGTCATCGgagaatttaataatttgtcTCGAAGCTCATTCACTTTCTTCTCTATTGTAAGCTCTTCTTCACTTTCATCTTCTAACGCATCTCTCAACTCCATACACTTAACTTCAACGTCTCTTTTTAAGTCGTGACTCCTTATTTCTTGCTTTGCTTCATCTCGATTATTTCTGGTAGATATGTGTTTATCGTATTTAAGCTTGCGGTCATTTGATAATTGTCGCCTTCTAAAGTGGCCAGATTTATCGTCCTTTATGCTAGCATGGTCTTTATTAGACGCAACATTCTTTTGTATGTGTCCAGTCGTGCCTGAACCTCTTGCAGTTTGTAAACCTATTCCATTGCTTGACATGTTTATTTACCAGTCAAATTTACGTCTCAAACATTCAAGATTCTATAAATAATCGCGTGaggaaaaaaaaaaaaaggcGTCCATAAATTACGAcgtatttattattgttctAATAAGTCATCCTTATTTATGCTATTCTAACAAGTTATACCATATATTTTTAGCAAATTATACTATGTTTCCTACAAGGATGCCAAGGGGAAAGCTTAGGCTATTCGGTGTATTACTTTTGATAGTAGTACTCTTTTTTACCGCTCAACAAGCGtcaaaagataaatataaatccTTAAGTGACGCATTTACGAAGGTAGAGAAATATTCGCCTTTTAATTCACAGAAAAATGACAAAGCCCATCAAGAATTAGACTTAAAACTAAAGGTCGAAGACTATAAGGAGAGTCCTGAACATGAATTTTGGGAGAAGATATTCGTCATTTTAAATAAGGGAAAGGCTGATATTCCGCAGGATGAGATGGCCTCAGCCATCCAGTATATTgagaaatcaaaacaaaagaaaGGTCAAAACACCAAAGACGTATTGCTTTCTAAAGCATATGTTTCCGATGAAGTGATAAAggaatttcaaaagaagCACAAAATTGTTTTGGATGAATTACCATCAAACCTCGAAGCTACCTATAAACCAAATACGAACGGAATTGTTTTTGTTGGGGGTGGAAGATTCTCATGGTTAACATATTTGTCACTCTTGAGTTTACGGGCCACGGGGTCTGAAGTTCCAGTAGAGGTCATGATGCCGACGtataatgattatgaaaatgaacTAGAATTCTGCTCCGTAATACTTCCTAAATTGAACGCTGCTTGTGTTGTGGTTCCAAATAGTTTAGGTTCGGCCGTTATGCTTTCTTGGACTAAAAAGTTTAAATCATACCAATTTAAGTCTTTAGCGTTAATGACTTCGTCCtttcagaatattttattattagattcaGACAATATTCTTATCCAAAATCCCGACTCAATCTTCGAGAGtgatttatttaaagaatatggTATGATAATGTGGCCAGATTATTGGAGACGTACAACCTCTCCAGTTTTTTATGATGTGGCTGGTGTTAAAATTAACGAAAGAAAGAGAGTTAGGTCCAGTagattttcattaaatgtGGATAAATCTGAAGCAAATttggatgataatgaaatgcACGCGGTTCCTTATCATGACTTAGAAGGAGCTGTGCCAGATTTATCTACTGAATCTGGacaattatttatcaataaggCCACTCATGGTAAAACATTGCTATTATCGCTATACtataatatttatggtCCAGATCAGTTTTATAAATTGCTTTCTTTAGGCGCACCAGGTGAAGGTGACAAGGATACTTTTGCTACTGCCGCAACTGTCTTGAATCAAAAgttttatcaaatcaagTCTCATATCAAAACTATCGGATACTTTGAGGATGGAAATTTTCAAGGGGTAGCAATGGGACAAAAGAATCCAGTGAAGGATTATGAGCTTTTCAAGAACAAGTTTTATGGACCTataatgaaagaagaaaataaaaacaaGCCTGTCAACGaccaaataaatatgatagaaaaattaatgaaggATAATCCACTCAACTCTGATAAAATCCCTGTGTTTGCAATGCATTGTAACTTTCCAAAATTGGATCCATTGGATTTAATAAGGAGGGATAGCATCTATGATAAGGacaaaaatcaattaaaatataagCTCTATAATGGATTTTCCTTCAGAAGAACAGATAACAAAAACGAAccaaaaattgattttgaattgcAGCAATGGAAGAACATACAAAATGTTATATGCAAAGAAAAGCTTTATTTTGTGCATTTCAGTCAGATTGATAATAAGGAATTGTGCAAGTTTGTTGATAATCAGGTGAAATGGTTAATGAAGTAGACGCTACACACTGAAGTTTACTAATCAGTATTTCGTTCAAAATAAAGCAATCGTATACTAGATATGTTATTACTAAATAATTGTCTTGGAAGTTTACTTTCCagattaataaattttatagCAAAATACGTTAAATTAAGATTCACATATctgttgaagtaaattctcgaaagtagcatacattatcaggtcagtatcaggttaggtaatcagtcagtcagttaatcagttagtcagtatcaattataatatataatttacttaatctctatataaattctgtattcaaGGAGGTCCAAagacctctttatatagtccaATATTTCCACAAGAATAGGAGTACGCTTCCCGTTGTTTCCATTTAAACAGCGAATGGGAAGGCAGATATATGGAAACCGAAAGGCATTTTATCAGTGcctttcttccaagaaaaactactatccaatgatagcttcaacaatcatAAGGCGGGCGTAATCTTTATGGTATAACAATAGAAAGCCAAACGGCATTTTGGTTCTATTgagatataaaagaatttgcagctgttgaagtaaattctcgaaagtagcatacattatcaggtcagtatcaggttaggtaatcagtcagtcagttaatcagttagtcagtgtcaattataatatataatttacttaatctctatataGATTCTGTATTTCAGGAGGTCCAGagacctctttatatagtccaGTATTTCCACAAGAATAGGAGTACGCTTCCCGTTGTTTCCAGGTAAACGGCCAATGGGAAGGCAGATTCATTAGATCTACGAGGCTTGTTATctgtatttatcattcaagaTAAGGAGCTATCCAATGATAACTCATTATACACTTGAACAATTACAGATAAGcttatcgttatcatttgaaCAATGAGCCTTGTAGATATGGTattgtattcaaataaaataatcagaATAACAATGTTTCGCAGccagtttatataaactctcaattaattctgacttcgcataaaatatactaagatatttcaacactTCCCCTTAATCCTAATTCTTGTCATTCCAGCAAGACTTCTCAAGTCCTGGAActtaatcttatttaatCCTTTTGTAAGCATGTCCGCAATTTGTGTATGGGTGCTAATCTGACAaagtttaatttgtttctttattatatgctCTCTTATGAAATGATGGCGTATGTCAATATGCTTAGTGCGCAGGTGAAATACAGGGTGCTCTGCAAGGAGTATACATGAGTTATCATCTTCGTGGATCGAGATGGGTAATTGTAATGGCACACGCATCTCGTCAAACAACATTATGATCCATAGCGCTTCTTTGGTAGCCTCACCCAATGCGAGATATTCAGCTTCAGTGGTCGACATTGCCACTGTAGTCTGTTTCTTGCTTTTCCACGAGATTGGAGCTCCTCCATATCTAACAATGTATCCTGTAATTGATTTCCTGTCGCTCTTGTCACTAGCCCAGTCACTATCACAATATATATCCAATGAGCTGTCTCCAGTATAATGGTGGCCGATATCTTGGGTTCCTTTAAGATATCTGAGGACATGTTTGGCACATTTCATATGCATCTCAGAGGGTTTGGCTAGGTGTCTACTAAGTATCCCAACAGCGTATGCAATATCTGTTCGAACAGTAgtagatgcaaataatagctTTCCTACTAGAGAGCGGTACCTGGTGGCATCACATTCTTCTGTGTTGTCCTTGTGTAAGTCCTCTCCGGCCAATGTCGGAGTTGTCACCGTGTTTGCATCAGTCATTTCAAAGTCCTGCAAGACCTTTCCAATGTAGTCATAGAGACATATCTTGATACCATTGGTATCCTGTGCAATATTAATTCCTAGAAACTTCTTCGCAACCCCTAAgtctttcattttaaaCTTCAGTGCGagcattttctttacatcttcaatttccttcatATCCTTTCCTGATATAAggatatcatcaacatagaGGCCAATAATTATGTTCCCTCGAACGTATATGCCTAACTCAGTGTCAATTCGGTTGAACCTATGTTCAGCAAgaaaatctgaaattgtAGTATTCCAACATATCGGTGCTTGTTTCAATCCATACAACGATTTGTTCAACTTACAGACTTTCTCTGGttcattctcattaataaatccaaCAGGCTGTTTCATATAGAGTGTTTCCTCAACAGTACCGTTCAAAAATGCGGTATCTACATCCATCTGATGGACAACTCTATTATCAACAGCACTGAATGCTAGAAGTAGCTTCACAGATTCATATCTGATCACAGGACTGAAGGTATCCAAGTAATCTTCCCCTGGAACCTGACTGAAGCCCTGTGCTACTAGTCTAGCCTTGTATCTACcatcatctttcttggtaaATACCCATCTGTTGCCTATTGCCTTTCTATCCTTAGGCAACAGTACTAAATCccatgtattatttgagtaGTGAGCACTCATCTCACTATCCATGGcgattttccatttttcagcttcGTCACTCAGCATTGCCTGTTTGTATGTTACTGGTACACCATTTTTCTTGGTACTAACAACATAGGCGTGTGACATGAAATAACCAGATCCTCTGACAACAAGCGAGGAGTCTGATTCCCCTATGCAGTGTTTCGTATTTCAGTTTCTTAGAAGGTTCAGTTTCTCCATCCGACGATACTTCTGATCTTCTANNNNNNNNNNNNNNNNNNNNNNNNNNNNNNNNNNNNNNNNNNNNNNNNNNNNNNNNNNNNNNNNNNNNNNNNNNNNNNNNNNNNNNNNNNNNNNNNNNNNCAAGAAGGAAAGACATCATTATGGCTATCAGTAGCAGCTGCACAACCATGAGATACCGAGGCAGAAGACGTTTGGTGACCGGGTTCAACATAGGCAGCAGTGTGCTGACTAGGTTTGGGGACCAAGTAACTAAGCCCACATACAGCATTGGTGGGAGAGACGCTGGGTTTCTCCTCAGTATATGTCACAAAATAATTGGGCTTATTCGTCGGCTTCGGTGGTTGCAGAGACTTGGGTGGTGACAGATTCCAATACTCGTCGTCACTTCGAGAGGGACAGATATTCAGTTTGTGGCCAATGCCACCACATTTGAAACAAGTCAACTTAGACTTGATCATAATTCTTCGAGGGTTGCGCTGCAGGACCACAAGAGCCATACTAGACTCATCGGACACGGGGGAACTTGTCTCGTGAAGAATCTCAGAGATCCCGTCTTTCAATGCAAGCCAATTAAGACGGGAGGGAACGTATTCGTCAAGACGAATAATAACGTTCTTAACAGTGCTGTTATTAACACAACTgtgaaagaagagaatcCGCTGGCCTTCATCCAAAGGAAGAAGGTCCAGGTCAGcatcttcaagaagttgaatctTAGCAGCAAGCGATACAGTAGAATCAAAAAGCTGACGGGTTAACGTGGAATGAAGCTCTAAATGCTGCTTAACAGAAATAGTTCCAAAGTCGCGGAATAGAGCATGCCATAAATTAAGTCCACGTAAACCACGTTTAGTACAGTACGTCGCATAAACAGCCGACGTAATGcactttttcaaaagctTGTCAAGGATCAGATCAAACTTAAGTCTAATCACATTCCGTTCAGTGTCAGTAAACTCACTAACACCAGGAATATCCACATTACTTAGATACAGATCTAAGTGGCAGTCAAGGTCCAGCAGTCTGGACTTTACCATAGCAGCCCAAAGTTTGTAGTTATCAATACCACGGAGCTTATCCTGCTCCGTAACATCAAAGTCCAAAAAGTGGCTCATAACctgttgaagtaaattctcgaaagtagcatacattatcaggtcagtatcaggttaggtaatcagtcagtcagttaatcagttagtcagtgtcaattataatatataatttacttaatctctatataGATTCTGTATTTCAGGAGGTCCAGagacctctttatatagtccaGTATTTCCACAAGAATAGGAGTACGCTTCCCGTTGTTTCCAGGTAAACGGCCAATGGGAAGGCAGATTCATTAGATCTACGAGGCTTGTTATctgtatttatcattcaagaTAAGGAGCTATCCAATGATAACTCATTATACACTTGAACAATTACAGATAAGcttatcgttatcatttgaaCAATGAGCCTTGTAGATATGGTattgtattcaaataaaataatcagaATAACAATGTTTCGCAGccagtttatataaactctcaattaattctgacttcgcataaaatatactaagatatttcaacagCAGCCGCTTTAcatgatttctcaatttattctgacttcgcataaaatatactaatatatttcaacagtTTTAAATGTGGTGGCATTGGCCACAAGTCCAACGTGTGTCCCTCTGTTGATGATGTTGATTACAGGAAACTGAAACCTCCTCCTAATCATATTACTgctgatgatgaatatcAATCGCTGCCCCCTCGTCCGGTTCGTGGGAAGCTTTGGGTTGCTTCCACTTCCACTTCCACGTTTTCTGATGGCTTCTATCTTGATTCGGGTGCTACTCTTCATGTTACGCACCAGAAGGAGCTATTACATGATTTCTCTGCTATCTCTGGATCTGTTACTGGTCTTGCTTCGGACACATcgtttgaaattattggtaAAGGAGACCTT comes from the Debaryomyces hansenii CBS767 chromosome B complete sequence genome and includes:
- a CDS encoding DEHA2B12562p (weakly similar to uniprot|Q03375 Saccharomyces cerevisiae YDR482C CWC21 Component of a complex containing Cef1p), which codes for MSSNGIGLQTARGSGTTGHIQKNVASNKDHASIKDDKSGHFRRRQLSNDRKLKYDKHISTRNNRDEAKQEIRSHDLKRDVEVKCMELRDALEDESEEELTIEKKVNELRDKLLNSPMTARKQTSLDDRKSDSSHASYENKINDHKDNDNASKNDIEDSFSYKRRYTDCDEKGERLKIRR
- a CDS encoding DEHA2B12540p (weakly similar to CA2081|IPF9699 Candida albicans IPF9699), whose translation is MSDSISRPSIPRRPKKQLQVDLPNHSEGFDRSDTESDNEQMVSLESLESNEASDKIPVIPKRPDRSKSSSKSPSLPAIPKRPQKSDTSGVESPSPSDLPEVENEEENHKSIYDESVSSKKHSDDAIEPPESSEFNYEVGDRSDVDVSDGDKTPGNTNTKTSIKEDLNITDDNSMHSFDDDLETVLQDRDDNGSSSIGPEISQDNNVPSSSESDINAELGEEYTDPDSNSQKSCGNRDKENDELSTESDKRNPNERDQSNKSEEKTIKKDQEVSNTPKVTDAEASEDRDSDNIPHIPRRPKKSKSATSEPDAKSIEVENLDNTNIIDQKQTQTNKDNNEEAYSINETSESKSETPQQEKNTTKPKAPPKPKKLSSKIAAFQQMFNQETAPPRNSGTSKSTSKPDLETKNSENKEVPSRLSTDKMKFAQSLQGMMGKGIAMPGMVNPNFHQKIDTEEIESPDKEVKISNMKRGIAKGPRGKKLPKSLKNPVNVEVTPRFNSFVSTIWELNFQADTKSNDMEGSENVSNNTEAQKSENNEEILNLENKSEYIMDSESVSNSTPASDIKEIREESSPLKIDDDDVYSEIDKSKTTQSESRNLESIDSTEGSRNIDAENLPEEIKSDNDSAASYPKKSEDSDLDLDDNEQHILENQESDLNLRKED
- a CDS encoding DEHA2B12584p (similar to uniprot|P38069 Saccharomyces cerevisiae YBR015C MNN2 Alpha-1 2-mannosyltransferase) — translated: MPRGKLRLFGVLLLIVVLFFTAQQASKDKYKSLSDAFTKVEKYSPFNSQKNDKAHQELDLKLKVEDYKESPEHEFWEKIFVILNKGKADIPQDEMASAIQYIEKSKQKKGQNTKDVLLSKAYVSDEVIKEFQKKHKIVLDELPSNLEATYKPNTNGIVFVGGGRFSWLTYLSLLSLRATGSEVPVEVMMPTYNDYENELEFCSVILPKLNAACVVVPNSLGSAVMLSWTKKFKSYQFKSLALMTSSFQNILLLDSDNILIQNPDSIFESDLFKEYGMIMWPDYWRRTTSPVFYDVAGVKINERKRVRSSRFSLNVDKSEANLDDNEMHAVPYHDLEGAVPDLSTESGQLFINKATHGKTLLLSLYYNIYGPDQFYKLLSLGAPGEGDKDTFATAATVLNQKFYQIKSHIKTIGYFEDGNFQGVAMGQKNPVKDYELFKNKFYGPIMKEENKNKPVNDQINMIEKLMKDNPLNSDKIPVFAMHCNFPKLDPLDLIRRDSIYDKDKNQLKYKLYNGFSFRRTDNKNEPKIDFELQQWKNIQNVICKEKLYFVHFSQIDNKELCKFVDNQVKWLMK